Genomic segment of Microbacterium sp. M28:
GCGTGCCGCGCTTGGAGTGCGTGGTGCCGAGGATCACGAACAGGAAGATCGCGGTCAGGATGACTTCGGCGATGATCGCGGAGCCGAGCCCGAAACCGCCGGGGGAGAGCTCGTCGAAGCCGTTGCTGGCGAAGCCGGCGTTCTGCGCACCGGTCAGCCACCCCTCGGGGCCGAACTGTCCGATGAGGAACAGCAGGGTGCTCGCCACCGCGCCACCCACGACCTGCGCCACGATGTACGGCAGGACGTCTTTCCAGCCGATGCGACCGGCCGCGGCGGCGCCCAGCGTGACAGCCGGGTTGAAGTGACCGCCGGAGATCGGACCGAACGCGTACGCGCCGACGACGACCGTGAGGCCGAAGGCGAGAGCGACCGCGCTGTAGACGGCGGCGTTCGGAGCGGGCTCCGTGTACAGGTTGGAGGCGAACAGCGCGGTGCCGACGCCACCGAAGACGAGAAGGAAGGTGCCGAATCCCTCGGCGGCGAGTTTCGCGCCGAGAGTGGGCACAGCCGACGTGGAATCACTCATGATCTGTGTCCTTTCGCAAGACCGGCCCAGCTGGCCCGGCGAACCACATGATTCCGCTGTTCACAGAGAACTCTCAGAAGGCGCGCCGCGCGATCGACGCGCGGCGGCTTTCTTGAATGACTCAAAACAAGTAGGATCGACACATGCCTCTCCTCGCCTCCGACATCGACGACGCGATCCGCGCCGCCGGTCTGCGGGTGACGGAATCGCGTCGTGCCGTGTTCGGCGCCCTGCGTTCGCATCCGCATGCGAGCGCCGATGACATCCACGCCGCGGTGCAGCCGGTCGTCGACTGCACACTGCAGTCCGTCTACAACGCGCTCGGCGACTTCGCCGCCGCCGGTCTCGTGCGGCGCATCGAACCGGCCGGCCACCCGATGCTGTTCGAGCTGCGCGTCGACGACAACCACCACCACCTCGTGTGCACGCGCTGCGGTGCGGTCGAAGACGTCGACTGCGCCACCGGGCACGCCCCCTGCCTGGTGCCGGGTGACACCCATGGCTACCGCGTCGCGGTCGCCGAGGTCACCTACTGGGGCCTGTGCGCGACGTGCGCGGCCGAAGACTCCTGATCCTCCACTCTCCATCTGCCCTCACATCGGAAGGACAACCATGACCGCTCACGAACAGGTCCCCGGTATCGGTGACGACGTCACCGGAATCGACCAGTCGAAGACCGTCACCGACGAACCCGTCGAGCCCGGCGAGGCGGGCGCCTGCCCCGTCTTCCACGCCCAGCCGCATCCGACCATGGGCTCGGCCAACCGCGTGTGGTGGCCCGAGCAGCTGAACCTGAAGATCCTCGCGAAGAACACCGCGGAGCGGAACCCGCTCGGTGTCGACTTCGACTACAAGGCCGCCTTCGAGGCGCTCGACCTGGATGCCGTCAAGAAGGACATCGAAGAGACGATCACGACGTCGCAGGCGTGGTGGCCGGCGGACTTCGGCCACTACGGGCCGCTCATGATCCGCATGGCCTGGCACAGCGCCGGCACCTACCGTGTGACCGACGGCCGCGGTGGCGGAGGCACCGGACAGCAGCGCTTCGCTCCGCTGAACAGCTGGCCCGACAATGTCGGCCTCGACAAGGCGCGCCGCATCCTGTGGCCCGTGAAGAAGAAGTACGGCCAGTCGCTGAGCTGGGGCGACCTCATGATCCTCGCGGGCAACGTCGCGCTGGAGTCGATGGGCTTCGAGACCTTCGGTTTCGCCGGTGGTCGCATCGACGCGTGGGAGCCGGACGACGACGTGTACTGGGGCCCGGAGACGACGTGGCTCGGCGACGAACGCTACTCGGGCGACCGCGACCTCGAGCGTCCGCTCGCGGCCGTGCAGATGGGTCTCATCTACGTCAACCCCGAGGGCCCCAACGGGAACCCCGACCCGCTCGCGTCGGCGCGCGACATCCGCGAGACCTTCGCGCGCATGGCGATGGATGACGAGGAGACGGTCGCGCTGATCGCCGGCGGTCACACGTTCGGCAAGACGCACGGCGCGGCTCCCGACTCGAACCTCGAGGAGAACCCCGAGGCGGCAGGGCTCGAGCGCCAGGGTCTGGGCTGGAAGAACAACCACGGCACCGGCAAGGGCGACGACCAGATCACCAGTGGTCTCGAGGTCACCTGGACCTACCACCCGACGCGCTGGGACAACGAGTTCTTCCACATCCTGTTCGCGTACGACTGGGAACTGTTCCAGAGCCCGGCCGGTGCCAACCAGTGGCGTCCGAAGAACGGCGCAGGGGAGGACATGGTCCCGCTCGCGCACTCGAACGGCCGTCGCGAACCGCGCATGCTCACCAGCGACCTGGCGCTGCGCTTCGACCCGATCTACGGTCCGATCTCGGAGCGCTTCAAGAACGACCCCGAGGCATTCGCCGATGCGTTCGCACGGGCGTGGTTCAAGCTGACGCACCGCGACATGGGCCCGCGTGCACGCTACGTCGGCACCGAGGTTCCGGCCGAGGAGCTCATCTGGCAGGACAACGTCCCCGCCGTCGACCACGCGCTGATCTCGGACACCGACGCTGCTCTGCTCAAGGCGAAGGTCCTCGAGTCCGGCCTCTCGGTCGCCGACCTCGTCTCGGTCACGTGGGCGGCGGCATCCACCTTCCGCGGCAGCGACAAGCGCGGCGGCGTCAACGGCGCCCGCATCCGCCTGGCTCCGCAGAAGGACTGGGAGGTCAACGACCCGCAGCGCGTCGCTCGTGTCCTCAATGTGCTCGAGGGCATCCGTGCGGAGTTCAACGACGCGCAGACCGGTGACGTGCGCGTCTCGCTCGCGGACCTGATCGTGCTCGCCGGCAACGCGGGTGTCGAGAAGGCGGCGAAGGATGCCGGAGTCGACACGGTCGTGCCGTTCCACGCCGGGCGCACTGACGCCTCGCAGGAGCAGACCGACGTCCACTCGTTCTCGTTCCTGGAGCCGGCGGCGGACGGCTTCCGCAACTACGTCTCGAAGGACGTCGCGGCGATTCCGGCCGAGCACCTGCTGCTGGACAAGGCCAACCTGCTGACGCTGACGGCGCCGGAGCTCACCGTTCTCGTCGGTGGTCTGCGCGTGCTCGGCGCGAACTGGGACGGCTCGCAGTACGGCGTCTTCACCGAGACGCCCGGCGTGCTCACGAACGACTTCTTCGTGAACCTGCTCGACCTCGGCACCACGTGGAAGCCGCTGGACCCGGGTTCGCACGCGTTCGAGGGCCGGGTTGACGGCACCGATGAGGTCGTCGGCCGCGGAACCCGCGTCGACCTTCTGTTCGGCTCGAACTCCGAACTGCGCGCGATCGCCGAGGTGTACGCCTCCGACGACGCCAAGGAGAAGTTCGTGCGCGACTTCGTCGCCGCCTGGGGCAAGGTCACGGAGCTGGACCGCTTCGACCTGGTCTGACCCTCCGACGGATCCGAACGGCCCTCGCCTCGCGGCGGGGGCCGTTCGGCGTTGCGGCGTGCGGGCGGATGCGGGGCGAACCGGGCGAACCGAGCGACGATGCCCAAGCCGTGCGCCGTATGCGGGGTGCACCTCGCGTCTCGGAGCCGTGTCCGGGTTGTTGCGGGTGCGGAGGGGTTTCGGCCGCCGGAACCCGGACATACCGGGGATCCATGTCAGGGCTGTTGCGGGTGGCGGAGGGCTACACCAGCACGAAGGCGGACATGCTTCTCAGCCCTGGCCGGGGATCCAGCCGGCGGCGATCAGGGCACGAGCCACTTTGTCCACCGCGACCTGCGGATTCGGACGCAGATGGTGACTGAGGATGCGCACGTGGTCCCAGTTCTGCGCGCGGATCGCGTCCCATCGATCCGCATCCTTTCTGAACTGCGCTCCGGTGGCGTGTCCGCGCCCGTCATACTCGGGAGCCACGCGGTACCGGCGGTACGCGATGTCCAGGCGGGCGACGAATCCGCCCCGCTCATCGAGCAGCGTCCAGTTGAGATCGGGCTCAGGAAGCCCCGCGCGGACAAGGGCCAGGCGCAACTCGGTCTCTCCCGAGCTCTCCGAACCGACGCGGATCTCCTCCATCGCACGGGTCAGGATGCCGCGTCTCACATCGCCGGCCTCCTCGATCTCACGCCACAGATCGTCGATGCTGAGGAGGCCGTTCTTCGGGCAGACCAGGAAGTCTCCGGCGACGATCAGATCGTCGAGTTTCCAGGTGGTGGCCGCCTGCCGCCAGAGTCTCGCCGGAGTCTCGATGGGGACACCGTCCAGGATCAGACGGTCGGCGTCGCGCTGCTGAAGGCGGTGCCCGACTGCTCCTCGGCGTT
This window contains:
- the katG gene encoding catalase/peroxidase HPI, whose protein sequence is MTAHEQVPGIGDDVTGIDQSKTVTDEPVEPGEAGACPVFHAQPHPTMGSANRVWWPEQLNLKILAKNTAERNPLGVDFDYKAAFEALDLDAVKKDIEETITTSQAWWPADFGHYGPLMIRMAWHSAGTYRVTDGRGGGGTGQQRFAPLNSWPDNVGLDKARRILWPVKKKYGQSLSWGDLMILAGNVALESMGFETFGFAGGRIDAWEPDDDVYWGPETTWLGDERYSGDRDLERPLAAVQMGLIYVNPEGPNGNPDPLASARDIRETFARMAMDDEETVALIAGGHTFGKTHGAAPDSNLEENPEAAGLERQGLGWKNNHGTGKGDDQITSGLEVTWTYHPTRWDNEFFHILFAYDWELFQSPAGANQWRPKNGAGEDMVPLAHSNGRREPRMLTSDLALRFDPIYGPISERFKNDPEAFADAFARAWFKLTHRDMGPRARYVGTEVPAEELIWQDNVPAVDHALISDTDAALLKAKVLESGLSVADLVSVTWAAASTFRGSDKRGGVNGARIRLAPQKDWEVNDPQRVARVLNVLEGIRAEFNDAQTGDVRVSLADLIVLAGNAGVEKAAKDAGVDTVVPFHAGRTDASQEQTDVHSFSFLEPAADGFRNYVSKDVAAIPAEHLLLDKANLLTLTAPELTVLVGGLRVLGANWDGSQYGVFTETPGVLTNDFFVNLLDLGTTWKPLDPGSHAFEGRVDGTDEVVGRGTRVDLLFGSNSELRAIAEVYASDDAKEKFVRDFVAAWGKVTELDRFDLV
- the aqpZ gene encoding aquaporin Z, which gives rise to MSDSTSAVPTLGAKLAAEGFGTFLLVFGGVGTALFASNLYTEPAPNAAVYSAVALAFGLTVVVGAYAFGPISGGHFNPAVTLGAAAAGRIGWKDVLPYIVAQVVGGAVASTLLFLIGQFGPEGWLTGAQNAGFASNGFDELSPGGFGLGSAIIAEVILTAIFLFVILGTTHSKRGTPLAGLAIGLTLTLIHLISIPVDNTSVNPARSIAAAIYGGVGPLSQLWVFLVFPIVGALIAGYAYKALFDSTKQA
- a CDS encoding Fur family transcriptional regulator; translated protein: MPLLASDIDDAIRAAGLRVTESRRAVFGALRSHPHASADDIHAAVQPVVDCTLQSVYNALGDFAAAGLVRRIEPAGHPMLFELRVDDNHHHLVCTRCGAVEDVDCATGHAPCLVPGDTHGYRVAVAEVTYWGLCATCAAEDS